A genomic window from Brassica oleracea var. oleracea cultivar TO1000 chromosome C8, BOL, whole genome shotgun sequence includes:
- the LOC106312493 gene encoding uncharacterized protein LOC106312493 isoform X1, producing the protein MTLNMQEPWWMTILSSTGSLRRSYLLEAEKERKAREEESFCMAIQNFNNHRNHGRPEKKGERRGRRGTTGMETGGGVTKGLIHVITWMITMTSCKAQWWPFLAVTNQ; encoded by the exons ATGACCCTCAATATGCAAGAACCATGGTGGATGACTATTTTGAGCAGCACAGGGAG TCTGAGAAGGAGTTATTTGCTGGAAGCTGAGAAAGAGAGAAAAGCTAGAGAAGAAGAG TCTTTTTGCATGGCCATACAAAATTTTAACAATCACAGGAATCACGGAAGGCCAGAGAAGAAGGGGGAACGTAGAGGAAGGAGAGGGACCACCGGTATGGAGACAGGAGGAGGCGTTACAAAAGG CCTAATCCACGTGATTACATGGATGATTACCAT GACGAGCTGTAAGGCACAGTGGTGGCCATTTCTGGCAGTGACAAACCAATGA
- the LOC106312493 gene encoding uncharacterized protein LOC106312493 isoform X2 has product MTLNMQEPWWMTILSSTGSLRRSYLLEAEKERKAREEESFCMAIQNFNNHRNHGRPEKKGERRGRRGTTGMETGGGVTKGTSCKAQWWPFLAVTNQ; this is encoded by the exons ATGACCCTCAATATGCAAGAACCATGGTGGATGACTATTTTGAGCAGCACAGGGAG TCTGAGAAGGAGTTATTTGCTGGAAGCTGAGAAAGAGAGAAAAGCTAGAGAAGAAGAG TCTTTTTGCATGGCCATACAAAATTTTAACAATCACAGGAATCACGGAAGGCCAGAGAAGAAGGGGGAACGTAGAGGAAGGAGAGGGACCACCGGTATGGAGACAGGAGGAGGCGTTACAAAAGG GACGAGCTGTAAGGCACAGTGGTGGCCATTTCTGGCAGTGACAAACCAATGA